TACATGTGTAATTTTTGTTGATTATGTTACCTATGTAAGCAACGTATGTAAGCTTGTAACaaatttaaaattacaaattacttTCAATTACGTTCTTGAGAAGTAGTTTGCTTAATTTAAGCAGATGATTTTAATATTAGTAATATGTaactttaatatatatttcaataagatttttgaaattaattatttctaaaCATTATATAAATGTACACAtgtaataataatgaaatattatgaAGTTTATTCTTACACATAGTAAATACACATAGTTAAACTTTAATGAAATACAAGTTTAAAATAATACTTTTTTAAAATTTGCCTTTTTGAAgatgtatatgtatttatttatatacgtatgtgcataagtaaataaatatctaTTTAAATAATACCACAAGATGATCGTGATCGTGACAGCGTCCACATTCACAGCCGGTTTTAAAGTCTAAAGTCGCGTTAGCATAGGTTAATATCGGTCACGGTCGTGTATACAACCGTGGAATAGGTAGTACACGTTAGAATATAACCTATAAAAGATGTATAACACGTGAATAAAATCGAAAACAAAATGAGTTTATTTGTGATAAACAGGTATGTCAAAATGtcaaaaaatataatacatatgtattaatAACCTTAATCACTGAATAATAAATTTAGCCAATTAaactatataaataaatattctactaTATTAATCGTATTCGAGTTTTTAGTTCAATCAGTAGAATATTAttaatgtacatatattatttgTTGATAGATATGAGggtgaaaaagaagaaacgaaaaatgAAAGGAATCATTTGtctgaattattaaaaagaatagaaaaacGTAAAGTAGAAAGAGCTATTAAAACACATCAAATACAAGAAAGTAATTCTCAAAATGCACAAGAATcgaattataaaaagaaaaagaaaaaagcagaAAATCTTAATAAAAGTTcaatagaaaatattaatttgaatGAGAATAGTATATCAAGTGACATTAAAAGAAAGGCAGAAGTACATGTTTCAGAGCATAGAAAGagtaaaaagaagaggaaatatAGCGAAGAAAGTTCTAATGATACAATTAAAACTGCAGATAAAACATTGCAAAGTGAAAATACAGATAATCAGGATAATGAAATACCTAATAAATCATCAGATCCAAATGAAACACAAGAAAAAATATCAGGACAGAATAGTGATTTCATAATTCTGGGTGTAAAAAATAAGCGAAGGAAGCGTGAAGTTAAGAGAATTCTACCAGAATGGTTGGCTAATCCAGAAGTCATATCTATTGATTTAAATAGTGGTCCAACCTTAGAAGACATGAATTCAATTTTAGATTCTAAGCTTATTGAAGCTTTAAGAGCTAATggcattaataaattatttcctGTTCAAGCTAGTATGGTATCTTGGCTATTGAAGTGTAATAAAGATAGGCAACAAAAATGGTGGTTGAGGGATACATGTGTATCTGCTCCTACAGGCAGTGGTACGAATGTACAAGTCATTTAtagcaaactgaaatatttacattccagctttgatactttattgtgttttgttaataaataatgttaaattctaattacaattaatgttattaatgaatattatttcaaatcagttttctttatttaattaaacattGCATACAATGAATAGATTAAAGCTCTGtatttaaaaagttattttctgttctgaaaagaaataatttaagaaattattttctCTTTAGGTAAAACTCTAGCGTATGTTCTACCAATTGTCCAAATATTACAGTATCGATTAGTTCCAAAGGTGCGTTGCTTAGTTGTTGCACCCGTACAAGAATTAGCTATGCAAATCTACAAAGTGATGGTCACATATACTTTGCATACAAATTTAAGAGTTGGTTTACTTTCTGGCGCATCAGCATTTCATGAAGAACAAAGAAATATTCGAAAAGAGAGTATGTGTTTGTAAATTTTAAGAAGAaggttttatttatattatttataaaatacaaaatattttctataatttttatatttcagatGATAGAGGAGAATATATCTCTCTAGTGGATATAGTAGTTGCCACACCTGGACGGTTAATAGACCATATATTAAAAACATCAGGATTTTCATTGGATGATATCAGATTTCTTGTAATTGATGAAGCAGATACAGCTGCTGACTGGTTGGAGTATCTTCCCGAGCCTCATTATCGAACACCACGATTAACACTTTCCAACTTACGTTCTAGGTTagtttttaattacaatttagttacaattttttatataataatcatttacagagatcatatatattaatataaagttatattatctgatattaaatttatagTAATGTATTCATTTTTAAATAGTAAAATTCCAGCtcaaaaattattattcagTGCAA
The Bombus affinis isolate iyBomAffi1 chromosome 17, iyBomAffi1.2, whole genome shotgun sequence genome window above contains:
- the LOC126926075 gene encoding probable ATP-dependent RNA helicase Dbp73D, which produces MSLFVINRYEGEKEETKNERNHLSELLKRIEKRKVERAIKTHQIQESNSQNAQESNYKKKKKKAENLNKSSIENINLNENSISSDIKRKAEVHVSEHRKSKKKRKYSEESSNDTIKTADKTLQSENTDNQDNEIPNKSSDPNETQEKISGQNSDFIILGVKNKRRKREVKRILPEWLANPEVISIDLNSGPTLEDMNSILDSKLIEALRANGINKLFPVQASMVSWLLKCNKDRQQKWWLRDTCVSAPTGSGKTLAYVLPIVQILQYRLVPKVRCLVVAPVQELAMQIYKVMVTYTLHTNLRVGLLSGASAFHEEQRNIRKENDRGEYISLVDIVVATPGRLIDHILKTSGFSLDDIRFLVIDEADTAADWLEYLPEPHYRTPRLTLSNLRSSKIPAQKLLFSATLSQDPEKLNRLGLFHPILFTSVLVTDKDDDVNLDKEVGNFIGRYTSPEELKEEAIECEAEYKPVALYQLIIRNGITSKVLVFTNSGGTAHRLTILLQSLLSKENIVVGELSAQLVSKEREDILTKFSSGKIQILVCSDALARGVDIPNVQLVISYDLPKHINGYIHRAGRTGRAGKSGTAISILTPKQVKIFKHMLNNAHKVIPHVEKIELSAIINEIDYLSHIDKLKHALEIEKQNNLLRVKAVKRSYPVTAK